In Microbacterium binotii, one DNA window encodes the following:
- the dnaN gene encoding DNA polymerase III subunit beta, with the protein MKFQVNRDVFSEAVSFVVKLLPQRNPQPILAGVLIEAGSEGLSLSAFDYEASARTTIEASVEAPGTILVHGRLLSDIASRLPNAPIQIEVDDDGILLTCGSARFTLASMPVQEYPAIPEVTGESGLVPAEEFATAIAQVAFAASRDDVTPVLTGVQLEVSGTQLSLVATDRYRVALREIPWDGPATTDGESTTALVPARTLQEVGKTFSHGENISIAFSGSGDREIIAFTSGNKTVTSLLIKGNFPPVRRLFPEQTAHHAVVNTAELAEAVRRVALVLDRSAPLRFTFTAEGVAMEASGTEQARASESVDATLTGDDVTLGLNPQYLLESLSAVRSEFSRITFTSSDNANKLSPILVTPQTSVERAGEGEFKYLLQPNLLLR; encoded by the coding sequence GTGAAGTTCCAGGTCAATCGCGACGTTTTCAGCGAAGCCGTATCGTTCGTCGTCAAGCTCCTGCCCCAGCGCAATCCGCAGCCGATCCTGGCGGGTGTGCTCATCGAAGCCGGTTCCGAGGGACTCTCCCTTTCGGCCTTCGACTACGAGGCGTCCGCGCGCACCACGATCGAGGCCTCGGTGGAGGCACCCGGCACGATCCTCGTGCACGGTCGTCTGCTCTCCGACATCGCCAGCCGCCTGCCCAACGCTCCGATTCAGATCGAGGTGGACGACGACGGCATCCTGCTCACCTGCGGATCCGCGCGCTTCACGCTCGCGTCGATGCCGGTGCAGGAGTATCCCGCGATCCCCGAGGTGACGGGCGAGTCCGGCCTCGTTCCCGCCGAGGAGTTCGCCACCGCGATCGCACAGGTCGCTTTCGCCGCATCGCGTGACGACGTGACCCCCGTGCTCACGGGAGTCCAGCTCGAAGTGAGCGGAACGCAGCTCAGCCTCGTCGCGACCGACCGCTACCGCGTCGCGCTGCGAGAGATCCCCTGGGACGGGCCCGCCACCACCGACGGCGAGTCCACCACGGCGCTCGTCCCCGCGCGCACGCTCCAGGAGGTCGGCAAGACCTTCTCGCACGGCGAGAACATCTCGATCGCGTTCTCCGGTTCGGGCGACCGCGAGATCATCGCTTTCACGTCGGGCAACAAGACCGTGACCTCGTTGCTGATCAAGGGCAACTTCCCTCCCGTGCGCCGCCTGTTCCCGGAGCAGACCGCGCATCACGCCGTGGTGAACACCGCGGAGCTCGCCGAGGCGGTGCGTCGTGTCGCGCTCGTGCTCGACCGCTCCGCTCCGCTGCGCTTCACGTTCACCGCGGAGGGCGTGGCGATGGAAGCGTCGGGTACCGAGCAGGCGCGCGCATCCGAGTCCGTCGACGCGACGCTGACCGGTGACGATGTGACCCTCGGGCTCAACCCGCAGTACCTGCTCGAGTCCCTCTCGGCGGTGCGCAGCGAGTTCTCCCGCATCACCTTCACCTCCAGCGACAACGCGAACAAGCTCAGCCCGATCCTCGTGACGCCGCAGACGTCGGTGGAGCGCGCCGGCGAGGGCGAGTTCAAGTACCTGCTGCAGCCGAACCTGCTGCTGCGCTGA
- the recF gene encoding DNA replication/repair protein RecF (All proteins in this family for which functions are known are DNA-binding proteins that assist the filamentation of RecA onto DNA for the initiation of recombination or recombinational repair.), translating to MIVERLSLVDFRNYEHADLEFTRGANLLVGRNGQGKTNLAEAVTYLATLGSHRVSADAPLVRSGADAAFVRARLGHGERHIQLEIQINKQGSNKARVGGAPVRSAELPRYAQVVLFAPEDLQIVRGDPSARRRFADQLLVQLSPRLAGVIADYDRVLKQRTALLKSARARGLRGDALPTLDVWDDKLIALGTEIIEARARLAADLHPHLVSAYAAIAGADHSPELEWANSIAGFDPEDGDDQRVASGAVTAEAFRAALAAKRAAEFDRGVTLVGPHRDDLMLRIRALPVKGYASHGESWSVALALRLASAQLLRADSLLGDPIVILDDVFAELDAERRMRLASLVADFEQVVVTAAVEADVPEELRGRTVRVEAGRILEVRDDE from the coding sequence GTGATCGTGGAACGCCTGAGTCTCGTCGACTTCCGTAACTACGAACACGCCGATCTCGAATTCACCCGCGGAGCGAACCTGCTCGTCGGGCGCAACGGCCAGGGCAAGACCAATCTCGCCGAGGCCGTGACCTACCTCGCCACGCTCGGCTCGCATCGTGTGTCGGCGGACGCACCGCTGGTGCGTTCGGGAGCGGATGCGGCATTCGTCCGCGCCCGTCTCGGTCACGGTGAACGACACATCCAGCTCGAGATCCAGATCAACAAGCAGGGATCGAACAAGGCGCGTGTCGGCGGGGCGCCGGTGCGCTCCGCCGAGCTGCCGCGCTACGCGCAGGTCGTGCTGTTCGCTCCGGAGGATCTGCAGATCGTGCGCGGAGACCCCTCCGCCCGCCGGCGGTTCGCCGACCAGCTGCTCGTGCAGCTCTCCCCCCGGCTCGCCGGGGTCATCGCGGACTACGACCGCGTGCTCAAACAGCGCACCGCACTGCTGAAGTCCGCGCGCGCCCGAGGTTTGCGCGGCGACGCCCTCCCGACCCTGGATGTCTGGGACGACAAGCTCATCGCCCTCGGCACGGAGATCATCGAGGCGCGAGCTCGGCTCGCCGCCGACCTGCATCCGCACCTCGTCTCCGCCTATGCCGCGATCGCCGGCGCCGATCACTCGCCCGAGCTCGAGTGGGCAAACTCCATCGCCGGTTTCGATCCGGAGGACGGCGACGATCAGCGCGTCGCGTCGGGGGCCGTGACGGCGGAAGCCTTCCGCGCCGCCCTTGCAGCGAAGCGGGCCGCGGAGTTCGACCGAGGCGTGACGCTGGTCGGTCCGCACCGCGACGACCTCATGCTCCGCATCCGCGCGCTCCCCGTGAAGGGATACGCGTCGCACGGCGAGTCCTGGTCGGTGGCACTCGCGCTGCGTCTCGCCTCCGCGCAGCTGCTTCGCGCGGATTCACTGCTGGGAGATCCGATCGTCATCCTCGACGACGTCTTCGCCGAACTCGATGCCGAAAGGCGGATGCGGCTGGCATCCCTCGTCGCGGACTTCGAGCAGGTGGTGGTGACGGCCGCCGTGGAGGCGGACGTTCCCGAAGAGCTCCGCGGGCGCACGGTGCGCGTCGAGGCCGGCCGCATCCTGGAGGTCCGCGACGATGAGTGA
- a CDS encoding DUF721 domain-containing protein, which translates to MSDEDEVPETLGTYLRLRGLEPTTRRGAKKRTRRGTDDEGAPFTPGRDPHGVGDVLAHWTKQAGWDPLLARADLVRQWEVVAGEETARHTRPVGLDAGVLTVQCDSTAWAKQLRLMRTHIVTTIAQRFPDAGVQNVRFVGPDVPSWKWGPRAVPGRGPRDTYG; encoded by the coding sequence ATGAGTGACGAGGACGAGGTCCCCGAGACCCTCGGCACCTACCTGCGTCTGCGCGGACTCGAACCGACGACGCGTCGCGGTGCGAAGAAGCGCACGCGTCGCGGCACCGATGATGAAGGTGCGCCGTTCACACCCGGTCGCGACCCGCACGGCGTCGGCGACGTGCTCGCGCACTGGACGAAACAGGCCGGCTGGGACCCGCTTCTCGCCCGCGCGGACCTGGTGCGGCAGTGGGAGGTCGTCGCCGGCGAGGAAACCGCCAGGCACACGCGCCCAGTGGGACTGGATGCGGGAGTGCTCACGGTGCAGTGCGACTCGACCGCCTGGGCGAAGCAGCTGCGCCTCATGCGCACGCACATCGTCACGACCATCGCGCAGCGGTTCCCGGATGCGGGCGTCCAGAACGTCCGCTTCGTCGGCCCGGACGTCCCCTCCTGGAAATGGGGTCCCAGAGCCGTTCCAGGGCGCGGTCCCCGGGATACCTACGGATGA
- the gyrB gene encoding DNA topoisomerase (ATP-hydrolyzing) subunit B has protein sequence MTSPTPSSVPHDGQSTPEPVRNEYGADAIQVLEGLEAVRKRPGMYIGSTGPRGLHHLVYEIVDNSVDEALAGYCDRIEVTILADGGVRVVDNGRGIPVDIHKTEGKSTVEVVLTVLHAGGKFGGGGYAVSGGLHGVGSSVVNALSTRLEVAVKRQGYEWNQSYANGGVPQAPLAQGAATESTGTTITFWPDPAIFETVDFDYDTLRTRFQQMAFLNKGLTITVRDERADHTVDEEIDGKVTTVQPHDEFLYERGLVDYVEYLNRVRKADAVNDEIIDFESEDTERHIALELAMQWTTSYTENVFTYANTINTHEGGTHEEGFRAALTTLVNKYARAQNLLKEKDDNLSGDDVREGLTAVISVKLSEPQFEGQTKTKLGNTEAKAFVQKVVGDQLGDWFDRNPQQAKNIVRKAIDAATARMAARKARETARRKSVFESASMPDKLKDCTSKDPSISEIFLVEGDSAGGSAVQGRDPHTQAILALRGKILNVERARLDRALGNNEVQAMIQAFGTGIGEDFSIEKARYHKIVLMADADVDGQHITTLLLTLLFRYMRGLIEAGYVYLAQPPLYRLKWSNSPHEYVYSDIERDALLAEGLAAGRRIPKDNGIQRYKGLGEMNAKELWETTMDPTTRTLLQVTIDDAAAADEIFSTLMGEDVESRRHFIQRNAKDVRFLDI, from the coding sequence ATGACGTCCCCCACCCCCTCCAGCGTTCCCCACGACGGACAAAGCACCCCCGAGCCGGTACGGAACGAGTACGGGGCAGACGCGATCCAGGTTCTCGAGGGACTCGAGGCCGTTCGCAAGCGCCCCGGCATGTACATCGGTTCCACCGGCCCGCGCGGACTCCACCACCTGGTGTACGAGATCGTCGACAACTCCGTCGATGAGGCACTCGCGGGATACTGCGACCGCATCGAGGTGACGATCCTCGCGGACGGCGGCGTGCGCGTCGTCGACAACGGTCGCGGCATCCCCGTCGACATCCACAAGACCGAGGGCAAGTCCACGGTCGAGGTCGTCCTCACGGTCCTCCACGCCGGCGGAAAGTTCGGTGGCGGCGGCTACGCGGTCTCCGGTGGCCTGCACGGCGTCGGTTCGTCCGTCGTGAACGCGCTGTCGACGCGGCTCGAGGTCGCCGTCAAGCGCCAGGGCTACGAGTGGAACCAGTCGTACGCCAACGGTGGCGTGCCGCAGGCACCGCTCGCACAGGGCGCGGCGACCGAGTCCACCGGCACGACCATCACCTTCTGGCCGGATCCCGCGATCTTCGAGACCGTCGACTTCGACTACGACACGCTGCGCACCCGCTTCCAGCAGATGGCGTTCCTGAACAAGGGCCTCACCATCACGGTGCGCGACGAGCGAGCCGACCACACGGTCGACGAGGAGATCGACGGCAAGGTCACCACCGTTCAGCCGCACGACGAGTTCCTCTACGAGCGAGGCCTCGTCGACTACGTCGAGTACCTCAACCGCGTGCGCAAGGCGGATGCGGTCAACGACGAGATCATCGACTTCGAGTCTGAGGACACCGAGCGCCACATCGCGCTCGAGCTCGCGATGCAGTGGACGACCTCCTACACGGAGAACGTGTTCACCTACGCGAACACGATCAACACTCACGAGGGCGGAACGCACGAAGAGGGCTTCCGTGCGGCGCTCACGACTCTTGTGAACAAGTACGCCCGCGCGCAGAACCTGCTCAAGGAGAAGGACGACAACCTCTCCGGCGACGACGTGCGCGAGGGCCTGACGGCCGTCATCTCCGTCAAGCTGTCGGAGCCCCAGTTCGAGGGTCAGACCAAGACGAAGCTCGGCAACACCGAAGCGAAGGCGTTCGTGCAAAAGGTCGTGGGCGATCAGCTCGGCGACTGGTTCGACCGCAATCCGCAGCAGGCGAAGAACATCGTCCGCAAGGCGATCGACGCCGCGACCGCTCGGATGGCCGCCCGCAAGGCTCGCGAGACCGCGCGCCGCAAGAGCGTCTTCGAGTCGGCCTCCATGCCCGACAAGCTCAAGGACTGCACGAGCAAGGACCCGTCGATCAGCGAGATCTTCCTCGTCGAGGGCGACTCGGCCGGCGGCTCCGCGGTGCAGGGTCGCGACCCGCACACGCAGGCGATCCTGGCGCTGCGCGGCAAGATCCTCAACGTCGAACGCGCCCGGCTCGACCGCGCCCTCGGCAACAACGAGGTGCAGGCGATGATCCAGGCGTTCGGCACGGGCATCGGTGAGGACTTCTCGATCGAGAAGGCGCGGTATCACAAGATCGTGCTGATGGCCGATGCCGACGTCGACGGTCAGCACATCACGACGCTGCTGCTCACGCTGCTGTTCCGTTACATGCGCGGGCTCATCGAGGCCGGGTACGTGTACCTGGCACAGCCGCCGCTCTACCGCTTGAAGTGGTCGAACTCGCCGCACGAGTACGTCTACAGCGACATCGAGCGCGACGCGCTGCTGGCCGAAGGGCTCGCGGCAGGACGCCGCATCCCGAAGGACAACGGCATCCAGCGCTACAAGGGTCTCGGCGAGATGAACGCCAAGGAACTGTGGGAGACCACGATGGATCCGACCACCCGCACCCTCCTGCAGGTGACGATCGACGACGCCGCCGCGGCGGACGAGATCTTCTCCACGCTCATGGGCGAGGACGTCGAATCCCGCCGCCACTTCATCCAGCGCAACGCCAAGGACGTCCGGTTCCTCGACATCTGA
- the gyrA gene encoding DNA gyrase subunit A — protein sequence MTDEERPTTEPAEHDHGRIDQVDLQSEMQRSYLDYAMSVIVGRALPRVEDGLKPVHRRVIYGMYDGGFRPDKSFSKCARVVGEVMGQYHPHGDSPIYEALVRLVQPWSLRYPLALGQGNFGSPGNQGAAAPRYTETKMAPLALEMVRDIEEDTVDFVDNYDGQTQEPVVLPARFPNLLVNGSVGIAVGMATNIPPHNLREVADGVLWALDHPEATQEELLEALIQRIKGPDFPTSAQILGTRGIIEAYRTGRGSITMRAVVNIEEIQGRTCLVITELPYQVNPDNVAVKIRDLARDGKITGIADIRDESSDRTGQRLVVVLKRDAVAKVVLNNLYKHTQLQDNFGANMLAIVDGVPRTLSLDGFVSYWITHQIDVIVRRTAFRLRKAEERMHILRGYLKALDALDEVIALIRASATVDDARGGLKKLLDIDDIQADAILQMQLRRLAALERQKIIDEAEELQAQISEYQDILATPARQRTIVREELTEIVAKYGDERRTQILYGFDGDMSVEDLIPEEEMVLTITRAGYIKRTRSDNYRSQHRGGKGVKGAQLRADDVVEHFFVTTTHHWLLFFTNKGRVYRAKAYEVPEAGRDAKGQHVANLLALQPDEEIAQILDIRDYAVATYLVLATRGGLVKKTRLTEYDTNRQGGVIAIRLREEDELVSALLVDESDDILLVSRHGMSLRFTATDASLRPMGRSTEGVKGMSFRGTDSLLSASVASVDGDVFVVTEGGYAKRTDVDQYRVQSRGGLGIKVAKLHEDRGDLAGALIVGDDDEVLVVLASGKVVRSAVAEVPAKGRDTMGVVFARPDDDDRIIAIARNSERRLADAADADASQETEPAATVPEESTDA from the coding sequence ATGACTGACGAAGAGCGTCCGACGACGGAGCCCGCCGAGCACGACCACGGCCGCATCGACCAGGTCGACCTGCAGTCCGAGATGCAGCGCAGCTACCTCGACTACGCGATGAGCGTGATCGTCGGCCGCGCGCTGCCGCGCGTGGAAGACGGCCTCAAGCCCGTGCACCGCCGCGTGATCTACGGCATGTACGACGGCGGCTTCCGGCCCGACAAGTCGTTCTCGAAGTGCGCCCGCGTCGTCGGCGAGGTCATGGGCCAGTACCACCCGCACGGCGACTCCCCCATCTACGAGGCGCTCGTTCGGCTCGTCCAGCCGTGGTCGCTGCGCTACCCGCTGGCCCTCGGTCAGGGCAACTTCGGCTCCCCGGGCAACCAGGGCGCGGCAGCCCCCCGGTACACCGAGACCAAGATGGCCCCGCTCGCGCTCGAGATGGTGCGCGACATCGAGGAAGACACCGTCGACTTCGTCGACAACTACGACGGACAGACGCAGGAGCCGGTCGTGCTTCCGGCGCGCTTCCCGAACCTCCTCGTCAACGGTTCCGTCGGCATCGCCGTCGGTATGGCCACCAACATCCCGCCGCACAACCTCCGCGAGGTGGCCGACGGTGTGCTCTGGGCGCTGGATCACCCCGAGGCGACGCAGGAGGAGCTGCTCGAGGCGCTCATCCAGCGCATCAAGGGTCCCGACTTTCCGACTTCGGCGCAGATCCTCGGCACGCGCGGCATCATCGAGGCGTACCGCACCGGTCGCGGTTCGATCACGATGCGCGCCGTGGTCAACATCGAGGAGATCCAGGGCCGCACGTGCCTCGTGATCACCGAGCTGCCCTACCAGGTCAACCCCGACAACGTCGCCGTCAAGATCCGTGACCTCGCCCGCGACGGCAAGATCACCGGCATCGCCGACATCCGCGACGAGTCGAGCGATCGCACCGGTCAGCGACTCGTGGTCGTCCTCAAGCGGGATGCGGTCGCGAAGGTCGTCCTGAACAACCTGTACAAGCACACGCAGCTGCAGGACAACTTCGGCGCCAACATGCTGGCGATCGTCGACGGCGTACCGCGCACGCTCTCGCTCGACGGCTTCGTCTCGTACTGGATCACCCACCAGATCGACGTGATCGTGCGCCGCACGGCGTTCCGCCTGCGCAAGGCCGAAGAGCGCATGCACATCCTGCGCGGCTATCTGAAGGCGCTCGACGCGCTCGACGAGGTCATCGCCCTCATCCGTGCGTCCGCGACGGTCGACGATGCGCGCGGCGGACTGAAGAAGCTGCTCGACATCGATGACATCCAGGCGGATGCCATCCTCCAGATGCAGCTGCGCCGCCTGGCCGCCCTCGAGCGGCAGAAGATCATCGATGAGGCCGAAGAGCTGCAGGCGCAGATCTCGGAATACCAGGACATCCTGGCGACGCCCGCACGCCAGCGCACCATCGTGCGCGAGGAGCTCACCGAGATCGTCGCGAAGTACGGCGACGAGCGTCGCACGCAGATCCTCTACGGGTTCGACGGCGACATGTCGGTGGAGGACCTCATCCCGGAAGAGGAGATGGTGCTGACCATCACCCGCGCCGGCTACATCAAGCGGACGCGCAGCGACAACTACCGCTCGCAGCACCGAGGCGGCAAGGGCGTCAAGGGCGCGCAGCTGCGCGCCGACGACGTGGTCGAGCATTTCTTCGTCACCACGACGCACCACTGGCTGCTGTTCTTCACGAACAAGGGCCGCGTCTACCGCGCAAAGGCCTATGAGGTCCCCGAGGCCGGTCGGGATGCCAAGGGCCAGCACGTCGCCAACCTTCTCGCGCTGCAGCCGGATGAGGAGATCGCACAGATCCTCGACATCCGCGACTACGCCGTCGCGACGTACCTCGTGCTCGCCACCCGCGGCGGACTCGTGAAGAAGACGCGCCTCACGGAGTACGACACGAATCGACAGGGCGGCGTCATCGCCATCCGTCTGCGCGAGGAGGATGAGCTCGTCAGCGCGCTGCTGGTCGATGAGAGCGATGACATCCTGCTCGTGAGCCGTCACGGGATGTCGCTGCGGTTCACGGCGACGGATGCGTCGCTGCGGCCGATGGGCCGCTCCACCGAGGGCGTCAAGGGAATGTCGTTCCGCGGCACGGACAGCCTGCTGTCAGCATCCGTCGCCTCTGTCGACGGCGACGTGTTCGTCGTCACCGAGGGCGGCTACGCGAAGCGCACGGATGTGGATCAATACCGCGTCCAGAGCCGCGGTGGACTGGGCATCAAGGTGGCCAAATTGCACGAGGATCGGGGCGATCTGGCGGGCGCTCTGATCGTCGGAGACGACGACGAGGTCCTTGTGGTTCTTGCCAGTGGCAAGGTGGTACGCTCTGCCGTGGCCGAGGTCCCTGCGAAGGGTCGCGACACCATGGGCGTCGTTTTCGCCCGACCGGATGATGACGACCGGATCATCGCGATCGCCCGCAACAGCGAGCGGCGCCTTGCGGATGCGGCGGATGCCGACGCATCCCAGGAGACCGAACCGGCCGCCACCGTTCCCGAGGAGAGTACTGACGCATGA
- a CDS encoding DUF3566 domain-containing protein has protein sequence MSTVADKLAKKSSSKTSAKQVRLRLVYVDFWSAVKLSFLAAVALAIVTVVSFLLVYLVVQTTGLIGQADEFFKSFSDGSLSLSQFVGLPQVMAFAAVVAILNLIVVTVLGAVIAGIYNLAVKVTGGLLVGFTSN, from the coding sequence ATGAGCACGGTAGCCGACAAGCTCGCCAAGAAGTCGAGCAGCAAGACGAGCGCCAAGCAGGTTCGTCTCCGCCTCGTCTACGTCGACTTCTGGTCGGCCGTGAAGCTGTCGTTCCTGGCGGCCGTCGCCCTGGCGATCGTCACGGTCGTGTCGTTCCTGCTGGTCTACCTGGTCGTGCAGACCACGGGTCTGATCGGCCAGGCCGATGAGTTCTTCAAGTCGTTCTCGGACGGCTCGCTCTCGCTCAGCCAGTTCGTGGGGCTCCCGCAGGTGATGGCGTTCGCGGCGGTCGTCGCGATCCTGAACCTCATCGTCGTGACGGTTCTCGGAGCGGTCATCGCGGGGATCTACAACCTCGCGGTCAAGGTCACCGGCGGTCTGCTGGTGGGCTTCACCTCCAACTGA
- a CDS encoding recombinase family protein: protein MSLLAVVPSVPSSSSVVSFDHADGSSASPELVLRAVSYLRVSTREQAERAGEREGFSIPAQRQANRKTAHGLGAWVVKEFVDAGESARSAARPALTEMLEWIRTNRVDIVVVHKLDRLARNRADDVQITQAIADASARLVSSTEAIDESPSGRLVHGIMASIAEFYSRNLATEVSKGLRQKAMNGGTPNKAPAGYRNVRTFDAQGREARIIEVDEERAQIIRWAFTTYATGEWSLDRLARGMSQLGFTLAPRAGKPPRALTVSVLQRMLRNPYYCGIVTYVGVEYPGTHEPLVEPALWQRVQDALTARRNTSTRDVHTHYLKGLLKCGECGSSMMYNRTRNNHGTLYFYFVCLGRHSGRTACTLKAQQVHLIETAVHRLIQQISLTPEERASAEERLLAEANASVRDADTGRAELQIREQDLRGEQERVLRAYYVDAISTDMLKREQDRIRRELLDIAQQLTVIGHQARHVASQVAEALDQLENVDQRFDIGAEYERRALCRTLFDRIDVQADATVSGSLRPRFAGAQ, encoded by the coding sequence ATGTCGCTGCTTGCCGTTGTCCCGTCCGTTCCTTCCTCCTCGTCTGTGGTCTCGTTCGATCACGCTGACGGGTCGTCTGCTTCTCCGGAGTTGGTGTTGCGGGCGGTGTCGTATCTGCGGGTGTCGACCAGGGAGCAGGCGGAGCGTGCAGGGGAGCGGGAGGGATTCTCGATCCCGGCGCAACGGCAGGCGAACAGGAAGACCGCGCACGGGCTCGGCGCCTGGGTCGTGAAGGAGTTCGTCGACGCGGGCGAATCAGCGCGGTCTGCTGCGCGTCCGGCGTTGACGGAGATGCTCGAGTGGATCCGCACGAACCGGGTCGACATCGTGGTCGTGCACAAGCTCGACCGGCTCGCACGGAACCGTGCGGATGACGTGCAGATTACGCAGGCGATCGCCGATGCGAGTGCCCGGTTGGTGTCGAGTACGGAGGCGATTGATGAGTCGCCGTCGGGCAGGTTGGTGCATGGGATCATGGCGTCGATCGCGGAGTTCTACTCCCGCAACCTCGCCACCGAGGTCAGCAAGGGACTGCGGCAGAAGGCAATGAACGGCGGCACCCCGAACAAGGCACCCGCCGGGTACCGGAACGTGCGGACCTTCGATGCGCAGGGCCGTGAAGCGCGGATCATCGAAGTGGATGAGGAGCGGGCACAGATCATCCGGTGGGCGTTCACGACCTACGCGACGGGGGAGTGGAGCCTTGACCGTCTGGCCCGGGGCATGAGCCAGCTCGGCTTCACCCTCGCACCCAGGGCGGGGAAGCCGCCCCGGGCGTTGACGGTGAGTGTGTTGCAGCGGATGCTCCGTAACCCGTACTACTGCGGGATCGTCACCTACGTCGGCGTCGAGTACCCGGGTACGCACGAACCCCTCGTAGAGCCCGCGTTGTGGCAGCGGGTGCAGGATGCGCTCACCGCAAGGCGGAACACGAGCACCCGTGACGTGCACACCCACTACCTGAAGGGGCTCCTCAAATGTGGGGAGTGCGGGTCGTCGATGATGTACAACCGAACCCGGAACAACCACGGGACGCTGTACTTCTACTTCGTGTGCCTCGGCCGCCACAGCGGCCGCACCGCCTGCACGTTGAAGGCGCAGCAGGTGCATCTGATCGAGACGGCCGTGCACAGACTGATCCAACAGATAAGTCTCACCCCGGAGGAGCGGGCGAGTGCGGAGGAACGGCTTCTCGCTGAAGCCAATGCGAGCGTACGGGATGCTGATACTGGTCGCGCGGAGCTCCAGATTCGGGAGCAGGACTTGCGTGGGGAGCAGGAGCGTGTGCTCCGCGCCTACTACGTCGATGCGATCAGCACCGACATGCTCAAACGAGAGCAAGACCGCATCCGCCGGGAACTCCTCGACATCGCACAACAGCTCACCGTCATCGGGCACCAGGCCCGGCACGTGGCCTCACAGGTCGCGGAGGCCCTGGACCAGCTCGAGAACGTCGACCAACGTTTCGACATTGGCGCCGAGTATGAGAGACGTGCCCTCTGCCGGACCCTCTTCGACAGGATCGATGTCCAGGCCGACGCCACGGTCAGCGGGAGTCTTCGCCCTCGATTCGCGGGCGCCCAGTGA